The sequence TTAATGAGCCCATGTCGGTGCGTATCGGAGCTCAAAAAATCGAAAACGACCCGGTCGCCGAACTTAAAAAAAGAAAAGCACACTTCATTCCTGCGACGGAGACTGCAATTTCTGTGGGTAGCCCTCGTTCTGCAAACGTCGTTTTGCTCGGGGCGCTTTCAAGAGTTCTTCCGTTCGATGAAAATTTATGGTTAGATGTAATCGAGGCACGTGTTCCGGAAAAGACACTCGAAGGAAATATCGCTGCTTTCAAGGCGGGACGCGGTTTTTCATCCCGCATGGACAAAGAGGAAAGGTGAAGCGATGAGCGTCATACAGCTCAGTGTGTTCATTGAGAACAAAGCCGGTCGAATCACTGAAATTACGGATACGTTGGCACAAGCACAACTTAACATTCGAGGATTTGCGGTCTCTGATACGGCCGAATACGGAATTGTGAGAGTTGTCGTCGATAACCCGAATAAGGGTAAAGAAGCATTGACAAAGGCCGGATTCACGGTAAAAGAAACTCCCGTCATAGTGATCGATATGCCGCATGATCGACCGGGTGGTTTGGCTTCTGCGCTTAAGGCGGTTTCTGACGCGGGGGTAAACATCGAGTATGTTTACAGTTTGATATCGACATTTTTAGCCATTAACGTCGGGGATGTTGAAAAAGCGACGGAATTGTTGAAGAATACTAATGTCGAGCTCGTCACGCCGGAACAAATAGCGGCCTATTAGAAATGTCGACCGCCGTTGCGGATCTTCGTGCACGTTTTGTATCATCGGTACGCTGCGCTTGAGACAGGAACTTATCATCAGAGGACGTATATTAAGATATTCGATTGCAGTGCTCATCGCCGCCATGGTCGTGGCACTCTCCGGAATCATAACAGGTTGCTCGAGCACTACCGTCGAGCAGTCTTCGTCACAAGATAAGTCTCCCATACGCATAGGTGCCATTCTCTCATTGAGTGGCACCTATGCTTCTATGGGGGCAGTTCAGAAACAAGCCCTCGATCTCGAAGTCGCTCAAATCAATTCCAGCGGAGGAGTAAACGGCCATCCTCTTTCCGTGATCATCGAAGATGATGCGACAGAAGAATCCAAAGCCGTATCGGCTGCAGAAAAGCTCGTCAACCGGGACCGTGTCGTGGCACTCATCGGTGCCACGGGGACGGGACCGACGATGGCGGTTCGTTCCGTCGTCGAGCAGGCCGGTATTCCGCAAGTGTCCATGGCGGGTGGCAATGTGATCACCGGCAAGCTTTCTCACAATGTCTTCCAGACACCTTGGACGAACTCGCTTCTCCTCGATAACCTGTTTTCGTATCTTTCCCGGCAGGGATACACCAAGATCGCTTTGGTCACCGACTCGGGAGGTTACGGCAAAGACGGACGAGCTATGGCGCTGGAGAAGGCGAAGAAATACGGTATGACGCTTGTGGTCGACACCACATTCCAGCCTAACGACACCGACATGTCATCACAGGTCGGTATCGTGAAGCGTAGCACGGCGCAGGCGGTTGTTTTATGGAATGCGGGAAAAGAGGCCGCAACATTCGTCAAGCAAGCAAAGACGAGCGGAGTAAACATCCCTTTGTTCGGCGGTTCCGGACAGGCGAGGCAGGAGTTCCTCGACGGTGCCGGTTCGAGTGCGCAAAATTATACGATTATCACCGGTAAATCCTTCGTTCCGAGTTCCTGGCAGGCGGGTTCCGATGAATACAAGGTAAACACGGCATTCTCAAGCCGATTTAAAAACAAGTACGGAAATACTCCCGATATATTCGCCGGTCACGCTTACGATGCTCTGCATTTGTTGGCGAGCGCCATCGGTTCGAGCAATGAGCTGAAGTCTGTGAAAACAATTGACAGCAGTGCCGGAACGTACATCATCTCTTCTCTCGAACGTACAAAAAATTTCACGGCGTTCGGAGGAAAATTCACCTATACGGTAAAAGACCATAACGGGTTGGGTTCTCAAGACATCTCGTTTTTCCATGTGGACAAAGGCGAATGGAAGAGCGGTCCGAGTTCGGCTGTCTACGGTGCTGCCCCAAAGACCACCGTTCTTTCGCAAATCTTCGATTTCTTATTCGCTTCGCTGAAAAACGGTGCGATTTATGCGCTGATCGCTCTTGGGTTCATCGTGGTTTTTTCTGCGACCGGAGCCATCAACTTCGCTCAAGGAGAATTCGTGATGCTCGGGGGGATGAGTGCCGCTTGGCTCTACGGACAGGGGCTTCCGGTGTTGTTGGCTGTTTTTGTTTCTGCTTTAGCTTCGGTGGTCATCGGATGGCTTTTCGACAGAGTGCTGATTCGTCCTCTCGGAAAAGACAACGGTGTTCGTATCGTCATCATCACCGTCGGCGCATCGGTGCTCTTGAGGCAAATCGCCCTCAGAGCATTCGGTCCGGATGAATTGGCAATGCCGAGTTGGTTTGCGGGCGCACCGATCCACGTTTTCGGAGCGGCCGTAGAAGTGCAAACGTTAGTTCTCTTTGCCCTGACGGCACTGTGTTTCGGCGGCTTTTATCTCATTTTCAAAAAGACGAGATTCGGCTATGGGATGCGTGCCAATGAACAGTCGAGCGAAGAGGCCCAACTTTGCGGTGTCGAAATAGAGAACATCGTCACGCGATCGTTTATCATCGCCAGTTTATTCGGCGCTCTTATCGGATGCGCCCTCACGCCGCTTGTTCAAATGGCATTTGATGGGGGTATCACGCTGGGCATCAAAGGATTCACCGTTGCGATATTGGGAGGCCTATCGAATCCGATGGGTGCGCTCGGTGCCGGAGCACTTCTCGGCGGACTTGAAACCGCGACGGGGACATTCATCGATCCCATCTATAAAGACGTGGTTGCTTATGTCGTTTTGATTCTCGTTCTTATCGTTAAGCCTTCGGGCATTTTCGGCGGAATAGATAAGGAGAAACATTAATGGCATTCACTCTTCAAATCATCGGATTTCTTCTGATAAATATAACGGTTGTTTCCGGTCTCGTCGTTCTTTACGGATATTGTAACCAGATTTCGCTTGCGCAGGGTGCATTCTTCGGTGTCGGTGCCTACTCGATGGCAATCGCCACGACGCGGTTTCATGTTTCGGCATGGGCCGGGCTGTTGATTGCAATTTTCATCTCCGCCGTTTTCGGAAAAATCATCAGTTTGCCGGCTCTCAAACTCAAAGGGCACTATCTTGCGATGGGCACACTTGCTTTCGCCGAGCTTATGCTTTGGGTCTTTACCGAAGCCACTCCCGTAACGGGAGGAATCGACGGAATCGGCTCCATCGGATCTTTCGGAGGCAGATCGGTCACTTTTGCAGTTTGCGTGCTGGTGACACTGCTCGTGCTTTTGTTCACGCGGAACATCATAAAAGGAATTCCCGGAGAATGCATGAAGGCCATCGCCTCCTCCGAGCACGGTGCGAGGGCTTGTGGCATCGCTGTAGAGGAGATTAAGGCGAACGCCTATATCTTTGCGAGCGTGACCGCCGGAATCGGTGGAGCGCTTTATGCGTCTCTCGTCGGGTTTATCAGCCCGACGTTGTTTGCGGCCTCCGCATCGATTATGTTTCTCGCGATGGTTGTCATCGGCGGCAGGAAATCACTCATCGGACCCATTCTGTCCGTGGTTGCTTTGACGTTCATTCAATACAGCGTCGTGATCTTGCCGATACCGAATGGCGCCGTTCGGACCTTTTTGTCGAGCGCGCAAGTCGATTTTTATGCGTTGCTCATCATCGCGCTCATGCTCATCCAGGCGAGAAGGGAACGCACATGTCGCTGATGGAAGTAGCACATATTTCGAAATCATTCGGCGGCCTGAAGGCTGTCGACGATATATCTTTCGATATCGCACCGCATACAATAACCGGGCTCATCGGACCGAACGGGGCGGGAAAGTCCTCGTTGTTCAACTGTTTGAGCGGATTCGATGCGTTCGATGGGGGAAGTGTCATACTCGACGGGCAAAACCTCGCCTCGGGAAAACAGCGAGATTTCTTCGAGGCGGGAGTCGCCCGTACTTTTCAAAATACGTCGCTCTTCGATGACATGACGGTTCTTGAAAATATCATCGTGGCGCTCTCTTGCGAAAGAGGCGCCGATTTCATCTCCGCTTTGCTGGGAAAGTTTTCGACGCGTAACGGCAATGGTGAAAATGAAGAGGCGGCGCAGCTTTTGCTATCGAAATTTTCGCTTGAAGAGATCAAAGATAAGGACTGCGGCTCTCTCGGCGCCGGGCAAAGACGCTTAGTGGAGGTCGTTCGCGCCTGTGCGCTGCAACCTAAAGTGGTTTTGCTCGATGAGCCGGCGGCCGGACTCAATGCGACGGAAACCTCCCATCTCATGAACGTCATCAAAAGAATTTGTGACATGGATATCGCCGTCATCGTCGTCGAACACGACATAAGGCTCATCATGGGAATCAGCGACGATATCATTTGCATGGACCGGGGCAGAAAAATCGCGCAAGGTCCTCCGCATATCATACAAAAAGACGAAGCTGTCATCGAGGCCTACCTCGGTCGCGTAAAAAATTCGGTATTATAGAAAGAGAGAACCTAAGGAGCCTGTATGCCTATTTGGAATCCTGAAATTGAGACGATGCCACGCGCTAAGCTCGAAGAGTTGCAGCTTAAGCGACTGAAGAGCAGTGTGGCTTGGGCGTATGAACGAGTTGAATATTACAGAAATCGCATGGATGCGTCGGGGGTCTCTCCTCAAGATATAAAAACGCTTAACGATGTCGAAAAACTCCCTTTCACCGATAAGTCGGCGCTTCGTGATACCTACCCGTTCGGTATGTTCGCCCTTCCGCTCGAAGATGTCACGCGTCTCCACAGTTCGAGTGGAACGACCGGCAAGCCCATCGTCGTCGGCTATTCGAAAGCCGATCTGAATACATGGACCGATTTATGCGCGCGCGTCGCTTCGCAGGCTGGTGTCGTGAAAAGCGATCGAGTCGATATGGCGTTTCTCTATGGCATGTTCACAGGCGGGTGGGGGATGCATTACGGTATGGAGCGCACCGGGGCGACGATGATTCCCGCGGGTTCGGGAAATACCGAGCGCCACTTGATGATGATGAAAGACTTCGCCACGACGGTGCTCGTTTCGACTCCGAGCTATGCGCTTTATCTCGCCGAGCAAGGGGAGAAGCTGGGATATGATTTCGAAAAACTGCCTTTGCGCCTCGGTGTTTTCGGAGGGGAACCGTGTACGGGCAAGCTCCGTCAACAGATCGAGGAACGTCTCCATATAGAGGCTACAGACAACTACGGCCTGTCTGAAGTGGGTGGACCGGGTGTGTCGGGAGAATGCCACGCACACGTCGGACAGCATATCGCCGAGGACCAGTTTCTGGTTGAAATCGTCGATCCCCTCACCGGTAAGGCTTTACCTTACGGCGAGCTCGGGGAACTCGTCATCACCACGCTGAACAAGGAAGCATTTCCGATTTTCAGATATCGGACTCACGACTTGACGCGTTTGCACCCCGAAAAATGTGAGTGCGGGCGGACACACGTTCGTATGGAACAAGTTCGCAAACGTACCGATGACATGCTCATCATTCGCGGTGTCAACGTGTTTCCGAGTCAAATCGAGGATGTTTTGTACACCATTGAAGGCGTGCAACCTCGGTATCAAATTATTGTCGATCGTGTGCACAACTTAGATGATATTTCACTTAAGATAGAGATAGATGCTGCACTTTTTTCGGATAAAATGGCAGATATGGTCGCGATGGAGAAAAAGATCATCGCGAATACGAAGTCCGTTCTCGGACTTCGCGCCAAAGTCATTTTGGTTGAGCCGGGATCTCTCGAGAGAACGCAGGGCAAATCGAAGCATGTTCTGGATTTGCGGGACAAAGACTGACGTATGATAGGTTGAAAAGTGAAGCCACACAGAGAAGCAATCGATTTTCTCATCCATCGCATCAAAATGTTTGAGAATATCTATGGAGCTATCGCTACCGGCACCGATAGTGGTGCTTTCGGTCCTCTTTCAATACCTTCGGACACCGCATATGACATCGAGAAGACGTGTAAAGAAATCATTGCCGACGTGGATACGATTGCGCTGCAACAAGTTCTCATCGAGTGTGCCACGGCTATAGGAGATGCGTCCCACCTTCTCATCGAGTCAATCGAGCGTGGCGACAGGCTTTGTCTTGAAGAGGCGAAGATACCCGATACGAATGAGCAGCTATTTTCGAAGTTCTACTCTCATCGAAAGACTGACATCTGCGAAAATGTTCTCATTGATTCTCACTACTACAAAGATGCCGGAGACTACATCAAAAAGGCAATCGAGCTCTTACGGGCACCGGCGTACAAAATTGGCATGGACATAAGCTCCCTCGAAAACGAAGGTGGCATTTTTCTGTGATGGCGTTCAAAGGAAAAATGAATCCATACTATTCCGAGAGTTCGTTTCGTGTTCGTATTACGAAAATCGATGAATACGATGACATGGAATTCGACTGGCACGATGACATTTTATACTCGGGGAGAAGTCTGGATACCTTTATCGGTGATCCGATTCAAATGCACACTATGTGGAAGATCGACATCGTGGAGCTTGCCACGGATGTCGTAGCCGCAACAGTGGATAATCTTGAATCGCGTGAAAAGGCCGAGGAAATCTCCGCCGATATCAGAGCTGATCTGTTGGTGCTTTCTGTAATTGAGTTCGTCATTAAATATTGCCCCGGGTTCCATCGAACCGTCTCATAGGCATGCGATATCGTCATACGTGCAAGGGGATACTCCCTATTCAATACCCTCAGGTCAGAACCTCACGAAAGTCACATAACATATATTATCATACATAATGCTATCTTTATGAGTCATATAGGGAGGTGCTCAACTGGAGCGGTTACGATGCTGGTGCTACAATGATAAAGGTACGAGCACTGCAGTGACTCGCACTGCTATGACTTGTCAATAAATAATCCCGTGGTATACCAAGAAAACAAATTTTAGGAATTATAAGTGAACCTTTCACATTCTGCAAAACAGTATGGCGAAGTTGCGATTCTATCAGCCATAGCTATCGTTATCGGGGCTGCAATCGGTGGCCTCGATGCCGTATTCGGACATGTTCTCATATATGTGAGTAACCTCAGGACAGCGCATCCATGGTGGCTCATCCCGATCCTGCCTTTTGCCGGTCTCGTTATCGCGTATATGTATAACTATGCCGGGAAAGATTGCTATAGAGCCATGGCGCTTGTTTTTGAGGCCGGTCACGGTGAGAGGGACAATCTCCCATTGCGCCTCATACCGTTGGTCATAGTCAGCACCTGGATTACGCATTTATTCGGCGCCAGTGCCGGACGTGAAGGCGTCGGTATGCAAATCGGCGGAGTTATAGGCAACCGTGTCGGAAAGATGGTACCGATAAAGAATGCGCCGAAGATTCTTTTGTTGGCTGGAATGGCTGCTGGTTTTTCCGGGCTCTTCCAGACGCCGTTCGCTGCCTTTTTTTTCGCACTTGAGGTTCTTACGGCCGGGCGCCTCGAGTATGATGCTTTAGTGCCTATTTTCGTCGGTTCGTTTGTCGGCGATTTGGTGGCGGCCAGACTCGGTATGCCTAAATTTGCAATGCCACTTCAAATCAGCTTTCAATTGACTTGGATGTTTGCAGCAAAATGTGTTTTGCTTGGGATCGTGTTCGGTGTGGTTGGAAGACTGTTTGCCGAATCCCTCGAACGAACAAGAAATTATTTCAGGAGCTTCTTTTTCGAGAAACCTTTCAAGCAAATATTCAGTGTCGGCATCGTCGTTGCGGTGCTTTCACTGCTGCTCTTTTCGGGTCGGTACAGCGGTTTGGGAGAAAACCTCATAGTGGATGCCTTTCAGGGACACGCTTATTACTACGACTGGATACTAAAACTTTTTCTCACTATAATCTCGCTTGCTGCTGGATTTCGCGGAGGCGAAGTTATGCCTCTCTTTGTGATCGGAGCGGCGCTCGGAGCCGTTTTGGCCCCCTATTTTGGGGTTCCGCTGGTATTAGCAGTCGCGCTCGGCTATGTAGCCGTTTTCGGTGCGGGCACGAACACCATGCTTGCTCCGATGTTCGCAGGTGCCGAAATTTTCGGATTCCATTATTTACCGTTGTTTTTCATAGTCTGTTTGATTGCGTATTTCTTCAACGGGAACAAATCGATATATCACTTGCAAAAACATGAAATGCTGTAAACGTTTGATATCTGTAGCTACATCAACTCATATGTCGAGCTTCTCAAATAACTCCGTCGGAACATTTCGTCATGCGCTTGTACAACAGCGTTTCAATGACGGCGATCATTCCACTCATGAGAAATTGCGGGATCCTCTGGGAGGAACCCGCAATTTTCACTCTGTATGAAAAATTACCTTACGGCATAAGAAATGCCCACTTCGAATCTATTTGCTGACGAGCGCGAGAAGCGGCGCTTGTAAAAATACAAGCAAGAATGCCACCGAAGCAACCCACATGAGAGGTTTTATTTCGCTGAACTTGCCACGGCACAGCTTAATGACGACAAAGCTTATGAAGCCGAGCCCGATGCCGTTGGTGATGCTGTAGGTCAATGGAATGGCGATGATGGTCATAAACGCCGGGAAGCCGATTTCCATATCATTCCAGTCGATGTTCTTAACGGGCGACATCATCAAAAAGCCTACTGTGATCAAGGCTCCTGCCGTCGCCGCCGAAGAAACGACGCCGAGCAACGGTGAGAAGAATACAGCCACCAAGAACAAAAGACCGGCGACGATGACGGTGATACCGGTACGTCCGCCCTCACCTACACCTGAGGCCGATTCGACGTATGAAGTAATCGAGCTGGCGCCCATGAATCCACCGACGGCAGCTGCCGCTGAGTCGACGAGGAGAATAGAACGGACATCTTCGACGTTACCCTCTTTGTCGACGAATCCGGCCTCTTCTCCGATGCCGACTACGGTTCCCATGGTGTCGAAGAAGTCGGTCATGAGAATCGAGAATACGAAGAGAAGCAGCACCGGGGTAAACACTTGTACAAGCGCAATCGAACCATTCACTCGTTGGAAAGGCGCAGCAAAAGTCGAAAAGTCCGGAAGAGCGACAATCGATGTCGGAATGCGTGAAACGCCGAGCAAAATCGAGGCAATCGCAGCCACGATGATACCGATGAGGAAATCACCTTTAATCTTGAATGCCATCATGATGGCAGTGATTGCAAGACCGATGAACGCAACCCATACCGTCTTGCTGGTGAAGTCTCCGAGCGCAACCAACGTAGAGTCGTTTGCAACGATGATTCCGCCGCTTTTGAGTCCGATAAATGCAATGAACAGACCGATGCCTACGGCGATTGCTCGTCTCAGGCCGACCGGTATCGCATTCATGATCGCCTCACGCAAACCGACGAGAACGAGAACCGTGATGATGATACCTTCGACGAAGACTACGCCCATCGCAACTTGCCACGGTACTTTCATTCCCAGAATCAGCGTGTATGCGACGATTGCGTTGATACCCATTCCCGAGGCCAACGCAATCGGTCGATTCGCGAAAATTCCCATGGCGATACACATCACCGCTGCACCGATACATGTCGCCGTCAATGCACCCGTAAACGGAACTGCAGTACCGAGAGGCAACCCCTTGATGTCACTGAGCGAGAGGATGTTCGGGTTCACGAAGATGATGTATGCCATCGTAAGGAAGGTCGTGATACCGGCAATAATTTCTGTCGATAGTGAACTTCCTCTCTCCGTATACTTAAAAAACTTATCCATTCCTTTTCCCTTCCTTGATAAACTGCCCGAACTGATGCTGCCCTTATATGAAAATCGGTTTCTCGCCGATGGCCATCTTTTGAAATCTACTGCTCTCCGGTGCTACCGAATCCTCCGTCCGCACGTACCGTTTCATCTAAATCTTCGACGATTACCGGAGTTGCAGACGCAAAAGGTAAGATGACCAGTTGAGCTATGCGGTCACCGGCGTGAATATTTATTTCAGTAGTCGAATCCAAATTGA comes from Coriobacteriia bacterium and encodes:
- a CDS encoding indolepyruvate oxidoreductase subunit beta — its product is MDTKTVLLCGVGGQGTILAADILAKVAAAAGLKVKLSEVHGMAQRGGSVTTIVRFGEKVHSPVTDPGCVDALVSFEILEALRNAHFLSSEGIIFVNDELNEPMSVRIGAQKIENDPVAELKKRKAHFIPATETAISVGSPRSANVVLLGALSRVLPFDENLWLDVIEARVPEKTLEGNIAAFKAGRGFSSRMDKEER
- a CDS encoding amino acid-binding protein, whose amino-acid sequence is MSVIQLSVFIENKAGRITEITDTLAQAQLNIRGFAVSDTAEYGIVRVVVDNPNKGKEALTKAGFTVKETPVIVIDMPHDRPGGLASALKAVSDAGVNIEYVYSLISTFLAINVGDVEKATELLKNTNVELVTPEQIAAY
- a CDS encoding ABC transporter substrate-binding protein, yielding MRQELIIRGRILRYSIAVLIAAMVVALSGIITGCSSTTVEQSSSQDKSPIRIGAILSLSGTYASMGAVQKQALDLEVAQINSSGGVNGHPLSVIIEDDATEESKAVSAAEKLVNRDRVVALIGATGTGPTMAVRSVVEQAGIPQVSMAGGNVITGKLSHNVFQTPWTNSLLLDNLFSYLSRQGYTKIALVTDSGGYGKDGRAMALEKAKKYGMTLVVDTTFQPNDTDMSSQVGIVKRSTAQAVVLWNAGKEAATFVKQAKTSGVNIPLFGGSGQARQEFLDGAGSSAQNYTIITGKSFVPSSWQAGSDEYKVNTAFSSRFKNKYGNTPDIFAGHAYDALHLLASAIGSSNELKSVKTIDSSAGTYIISSLERTKNFTAFGGKFTYTVKDHNGLGSQDISFFHVDKGEWKSGPSSAVYGAAPKTTVLSQIFDFLFASLKNGAIYALIALGFIVVFSATGAINFAQGEFVMLGGMSAAWLYGQGLPVLLAVFVSALASVVIGWLFDRVLIRPLGKDNGVRIVIITVGASVLLRQIALRAFGPDELAMPSWFAGAPIHVFGAAVEVQTLVLFALTALCFGGFYLIFKKTRFGYGMRANEQSSEEAQLCGVEIENIVTRSFIIASLFGALIGCALTPLVQMAFDGGITLGIKGFTVAILGGLSNPMGALGAGALLGGLETATGTFIDPIYKDVVAYVVLILVLIVKPSGIFGGIDKEKH
- a CDS encoding branched-chain amino acid ABC transporter permease; translation: MAFTLQIIGFLLINITVVSGLVVLYGYCNQISLAQGAFFGVGAYSMAIATTRFHVSAWAGLLIAIFISAVFGKIISLPALKLKGHYLAMGTLAFAELMLWVFTEATPVTGGIDGIGSIGSFGGRSVTFAVCVLVTLLVLLFTRNIIKGIPGECMKAIASSEHGARACGIAVEEIKANAYIFASVTAGIGGALYASLVGFISPTLFAASASIMFLAMVVIGGRKSLIGPILSVVALTFIQYSVVILPIPNGAVRTFLSSAQVDFYALLIIALMLIQARRERTCR
- a CDS encoding ABC transporter ATP-binding protein, translated to MEVAHISKSFGGLKAVDDISFDIAPHTITGLIGPNGAGKSSLFNCLSGFDAFDGGSVILDGQNLASGKQRDFFEAGVARTFQNTSLFDDMTVLENIIVALSCERGADFISALLGKFSTRNGNGENEEAAQLLLSKFSLEEIKDKDCGSLGAGQRRLVEVVRACALQPKVVLLDEPAAGLNATETSHLMNVIKRICDMDIAVIVVEHDIRLIMGISDDIICMDRGRKIAQGPPHIIQKDEAVIEAYLGRVKNSVL
- a CDS encoding phenylacetate--CoA ligase, with amino-acid sequence MPIWNPEIETMPRAKLEELQLKRLKSSVAWAYERVEYYRNRMDASGVSPQDIKTLNDVEKLPFTDKSALRDTYPFGMFALPLEDVTRLHSSSGTTGKPIVVGYSKADLNTWTDLCARVASQAGVVKSDRVDMAFLYGMFTGGWGMHYGMERTGATMIPAGSGNTERHLMMMKDFATTVLVSTPSYALYLAEQGEKLGYDFEKLPLRLGVFGGEPCTGKLRQQIEERLHIEATDNYGLSEVGGPGVSGECHAHVGQHIAEDQFLVEIVDPLTGKALPYGELGELVITTLNKEAFPIFRYRTHDLTRLHPEKCECGRTHVRMEQVRKRTDDMLIIRGVNVFPSQIEDVLYTIEGVQPRYQIIVDRVHNLDDISLKIEIDAALFSDKMADMVAMEKKIIANTKSVLGLRAKVILVEPGSLERTQGKSKHVLDLRDKD
- a CDS encoding chloride channel protein, with the protein product MNLSHSAKQYGEVAILSAIAIVIGAAIGGLDAVFGHVLIYVSNLRTAHPWWLIPILPFAGLVIAYMYNYAGKDCYRAMALVFEAGHGERDNLPLRLIPLVIVSTWITHLFGASAGREGVGMQIGGVIGNRVGKMVPIKNAPKILLLAGMAAGFSGLFQTPFAAFFFALEVLTAGRLEYDALVPIFVGSFVGDLVAARLGMPKFAMPLQISFQLTWMFAAKCVLLGIVFGVVGRLFAESLERTRNYFRSFFFEKPFKQIFSVGIVVAVLSLLLFSGRYSGLGENLIVDAFQGHAYYYDWILKLFLTIISLAAGFRGGEVMPLFVIGAALGAVLAPYFGVPLVLAVALGYVAVFGAGTNTMLAPMFAGAEIFGFHYLPLFFIVCLIAYFFNGNKSIYHLQKHEML
- a CDS encoding NCS2 family permease, with protein sequence MDKFFKYTERGSSLSTEIIAGITTFLTMAYIIFVNPNILSLSDIKGLPLGTAVPFTGALTATCIGAAVMCIAMGIFANRPIALASGMGINAIVAYTLILGMKVPWQVAMGVVFVEGIIITVLVLVGLREAIMNAIPVGLRRAIAVGIGLFIAFIGLKSGGIIVANDSTLVALGDFTSKTVWVAFIGLAITAIMMAFKIKGDFLIGIIVAAIASILLGVSRIPTSIVALPDFSTFAAPFQRVNGSIALVQVFTPVLLLFVFSILMTDFFDTMGTVVGIGEEAGFVDKEGNVEDVRSILLVDSAAAAVGGFMGASSITSYVESASGVGEGGRTGITVIVAGLLFLVAVFFSPLLGVVSSAATAGALITVGFLMMSPVKNIDWNDMEIGFPAFMTIIAIPLTYSITNGIGLGFISFVVIKLCRGKFSEIKPLMWVASVAFLLVFLQAPLLALVSK